The following are from one region of the Salvia hispanica cultivar TCC Black 2014 chromosome 1, UniMelb_Shisp_WGS_1.0, whole genome shotgun sequence genome:
- the LOC125201991 gene encoding trihelix transcription factor ASR3-like isoform X1, translated as MELTISNQGGGVQRDYRRGNWSLEETMILIEAKRMDDERRMKRLGDAAKPAELRWKWVEDYCWRRGCFRSQNQCNDKWDNLMRDFKKIREFERREERNSYWKMERSERKDSNLPSNMLLQIYEALVAAVERKGQPTGVEKSTGQFLHSTVHPMLRSPMIPQSPAAQPLPTLDSGSQSKRRRLGGGEGEGGEGTSGTTATTLQEVGYEISRSASIIAEAIQSCENREDERHKEMASLYKRRLQIEESKAEINRRGINGLIDAINKLANSMLALAANTTQPSSK; from the exons atGGAACTGACAATATCTAACCAAGGCGGCGGCGTGCAGAGAGACTACAGGAGGGGGAACTGGAGCCTCGAAGAAACGATGATCCTAATCGAGGCGAAAAGGATGGACGACGAGCGGCGGATGAAGCGGCTTGGCGATGCTGCGAAGCCGGCCGAGCTGCGGTGGAAATGGGTGGAGGACTACTGCTGGAGAAGGGGGTGCTTCCGCAGCCAGAATCAGTGCAACGACAAGTGGGACAATCTGATGAGGGATTTCAAGAAAATCAGAGAATTCGAGCGGAGAGAGGAAAGGAATTCGTATTGGAAAATGGAGAGAAGCGAGAGGAAAGACAGCAATTTGCCTTCAAACATGCTGCTGCAGATATACGAAGCGCTCGTCGCGGCGGTGGAGAGGAAAGGCCAACCAACCGGTGTGGAGAAATCTACCGGACAATTTTTGCACTCAACGGTCCATCCTATGCTTCGCTCTCCGATGATTCCTCAATCTCCGGCGGCTCAGCCATTGCCCACACTAG ATTCCGGCTCGCAATCAAAAAGAAGGCGACTAGGAGGAGGCGAAGGCGAAGGGGGAGAAGGAACGAGTGGCACGACCGCGACTACATTGCAAGAAGTAGGGTATGAGATATCAAGGAGTGCTTCGATCATAGCTGAGGCAATTCAATCATGTGAGAATAGGGAGGATGAAAGGCACAAAGAAATGGCGAGTTTATACAAAAGAAGGCTGCAGATTGAGGAATCAAAGGCTGAGATCAATCGACGAGGCATCAACGGCCTAATCGATGCCATTAACAAGCTAGCTAATTCCATGCTTGCTTTGGCAGCCAATACAACCCAACCCTCTTCCAAATAA
- the LOC125201262 gene encoding TLC domain-containing protein 4-B-like, protein MGRSLRTVETLKAYQNQAGVLVKNYVLADPYIPYTSMFLGMVTCKLAYDLSQLISTFYFINYNALTKIQRMDWNNRAVSTLHAVFISIMALYFVFWSELFSDQNHSAGLVTFRNSSISTFALGLSVGYFLSDLAMICWQYPSLGGPEYVLHHSLSAIAVAYAMYMGEGQLYTYMVLISEITTPCINMRWYLDVSGLKNSIAYLINGVIIFFSWLVARILLFGYMFYHVYRHHNQVMQMHIFGSLLVFVVPLALGIMNLMWFGKILKGMKKTLMKKT, encoded by the exons ATGGGGCGTTCTTTAAGAACTGTTGAGACACTTAAAGCTTACCAAAATCAGGCTGGTGTGCTGGTCAAAAACTATGTACTAGCGGATCCTTACATTCCATACACTTCAATGTTTCTTGGAATGGTTACTTGCAAATTG GCCTATGATCTGAGTCAGCTCAtcagcacattttacttcataaattataatgcCCTCACTAAGATCCAAAGGATGGACTGGAATAACCG TGCCGTTTCCACTCTTCATGCCGTTTTTATTTCGATTATGGCTTTATACTTTGTATTCTGGTCTGAACTTTTCTCTGATCAAAATCATTCTGCTGGACTAGTTACTTTCAGAAATTCATCTATCTCGACATTTGCACTTGGG CTCTCTGTCGGCTACTTCTTGTCAGACCTTGCAATGATCTGTTGGCAATATCCTTCTTTAGGTGGACCTGAGTAT GTTCTCCATCACTCCCTGTCGGCAATTGCAGTCGCATATGCCATGTACATGGGGGAGGGCCAGCTCTACACATATATGGTCCTGATATCCGAGATAACAACACCATGTATCAATATGAGATG GTATCTTGATGTATCTGGATTGAAGAATTCCATTGCATATCTTATCAATGGAGTCATCATATTTTTCAGTTGGTTG GTTGCAAGAATTCTTTTGTTTGGTTACATGTTCTACCATGTTTATCGTCACCACAACCAG GTGATGCAGATGCACATATTTGGTTCTCTTTTGGTGTTTGTTGTGCCCTTGGCACTCGGAATCATGAATTTGATGTGGTTTGGGAAGATCCTCAAGGGTATGAAGAAGACCTTAATGAAAAAGACATGA
- the LOC125207506 gene encoding U-box domain-containing protein 30-like: MPMFKEDGILGIEVRLDGCILDVDREVKDGIFSGIVAGNCNYVGGEKLDLKKMIEELNMVEVPSVFICPISLEPMKDPVTLCTGQTYEQSNILKWFSLGHYTCPTTMQELWDDTLTSNKTLLHLIHMWFSQKYVQMRKRSEDAYGRASELLGSLKTVKGQSRILALKELRGVVVRHCLGRKAVVEEGGVALLFSFLGPFTSYGVGCEVVSILVNLDLDCETKRELMQPAKMSSIVDLLNEGSVETKVNCVRLIETLMEESDFRAQIVSSHSLLAALMRLVRDKRHRFPGLRLLKLVCTSEKARVLTVSIGAIPQLVELIPALNPESVELALFVLDALSSVPEGRQALKDCSGTIPNVVKLLMRVSENCTEHALSILWCVCKVSPEECSPVAVEAGLAAKLLLVIQSGCSPALKQRASELLKLCSLNYSDTTFISKCKLTRTMR; this comes from the coding sequence ATGCCTATGTTTAAGGAAGATGGGATTCTTGGAATTGAGGTGAGATTAGATGGGTGCATATTGGATGTAGATAGAGAGGTTAAAGATGGGATTTTTAGTGGAATTGTAGCTGGGAATTGTAACTATGTGGGAGGGGAGAAGTTGGATCTCAAGAAAATGATTGAAGAGCTGAATATGGTTGAAGTTCCATCTGTTTTCATTTGCCCCATCTCCCTTGAGCCAATGAAAGACCCTGTGACACTCTGCACGGGCCAAACCTACGAGCAAtcaaacatcctcaaatggtTTAGCTTGGGGCATTACACGTGCCCCACGACGATGCAGGAGTTGTGGGACGACACACTCACATCGAACAAGACTCTCCTCCATTTGATCCATATGTGGTTCTCTCAAAAATATGTCCAAATGAGGAAGAGATCCGAGGACGCTTATGGGAGGGCGTCCGAGCTTCTTGGTAGCCTTAAAACGGTGAAGGGGCAATCGAGAATCCTGGCTCTTAAAGAGCTGAGGGGAGTTGTGGTGAGGCATTGTTTAGGTAGGAAGGCGGTTGTGGAGGAAGGGGGTGTGGCTCTGTTATTCTCATTTCTTGGCCCGTTCACCTCTTATGGTGTGGGGTGTGAGGTTGTTTCGATTCTTGTGAATTTGGACTTGGATTGTGAGACGAAGAGGGAGTTGATGCAGCCGGCAAAGATGTCATCCATTGTTGATTTGTTGAATGAAGGGTCTGTTGAGACTAAAGTGAATTGTGTTAGGTTGATCGAGACGTTGATGGAGGAGAGCGATTTTAGGGCGCAAATCGTCTCGAGCCATAGCTTGTTAGCTGCATTGATGAGGCTGGTGAGGGATAAGAGGCATCGTTTCCCCGGTCTTCGCCTACTCAAGCTCGTTTGCACTAGTGAAAAAGCCCGAGTCTTGACAGTCAGCATCGGGGCTATACCTCAGTTGGTGGAGCTGATACCGGCCTTGAATCCGGAGTCCGTAGAGCTGGCCCTTTTCGTTTTAGACGCCCTGTCGTCCGTGCCAGAAGGTCGACAAGCTCTTAAGGATTGCTCGGGGACTATACCAAATGTCGTGAAGCTGTTGATGAGAGTGTCCGAGAATTGCACAGAACACGCCTTGTCGATCTTGTGGTGTGTATGCAAGGTTTCACCCGAGGAATGCTCACCCGTTGCAGTGGAGGCCGGCCTTGCGGCGAAGCTCCTCCTCGTCATCCAGAGCGGCTGCAGCCCTGCGCTCAAGCAGCGTGCGTCCGAGCTTTTGAAGCTCTGCAGCCTCAATTACTCGGACACGACATTCATCTCCAAGTGCAAGCTAACTAGGACAATGAGATGA
- the LOC125201991 gene encoding trihelix transcription factor ASR3-like isoform X3 — translation MILIEAKRMDDERRMKRLGDAAKPAELRWKWVEDYCWRRGCFRSQNQCNDKWDNLMRDFKKIREFERREERNSYWKMERSERKDSNLPSNMLLQIYEALVAAVERKGQPTGVEKSTGQFLHSTVHPMLRSPMIPQSPAAQPLPTLDSGSQSKRRRLGGGEGEGGEGTSGTTATTLQEVGYEISRSASIIAEAIQSCENREDERHKEMASLYKRRLQIEESKAEINRRGINGLIDAINKLANSMLALAANTTQPSSK, via the exons ATGATCCTAATCGAGGCGAAAAGGATGGACGACGAGCGGCGGATGAAGCGGCTTGGCGATGCTGCGAAGCCGGCCGAGCTGCGGTGGAAATGGGTGGAGGACTACTGCTGGAGAAGGGGGTGCTTCCGCAGCCAGAATCAGTGCAACGACAAGTGGGACAATCTGATGAGGGATTTCAAGAAAATCAGAGAATTCGAGCGGAGAGAGGAAAGGAATTCGTATTGGAAAATGGAGAGAAGCGAGAGGAAAGACAGCAATTTGCCTTCAAACATGCTGCTGCAGATATACGAAGCGCTCGTCGCGGCGGTGGAGAGGAAAGGCCAACCAACCGGTGTGGAGAAATCTACCGGACAATTTTTGCACTCAACGGTCCATCCTATGCTTCGCTCTCCGATGATTCCTCAATCTCCGGCGGCTCAGCCATTGCCCACACTAG ATTCCGGCTCGCAATCAAAAAGAAGGCGACTAGGAGGAGGCGAAGGCGAAGGGGGAGAAGGAACGAGTGGCACGACCGCGACTACATTGCAAGAAGTAGGGTATGAGATATCAAGGAGTGCTTCGATCATAGCTGAGGCAATTCAATCATGTGAGAATAGGGAGGATGAAAGGCACAAAGAAATGGCGAGTTTATACAAAAGAAGGCTGCAGATTGAGGAATCAAAGGCTGAGATCAATCGACGAGGCATCAACGGCCTAATCGATGCCATTAACAAGCTAGCTAATTCCATGCTTGCTTTGGCAGCCAATACAACCCAACCCTCTTCCAAATAA
- the LOC125201991 gene encoding trihelix transcription factor ASR3-like isoform X2, whose product MELTISNQGGGVQRDYRRGNWSLEETMILIEAKRMDDERRMKRLGDAAKPAELRWKWVEDYCWRRGCFRSQNQCNDKWDNLMRDFKKIREFERREERNSYWKMERSERKDSNLPSNMLLQIYEALVAAVERKGQPTGVEKSTGQFLHSTVHPMLRSPMIPQSPAAQPLPTLARFRLAIKKKATRRRRRRRGRRNEWHDRDYIARSRV is encoded by the exons atGGAACTGACAATATCTAACCAAGGCGGCGGCGTGCAGAGAGACTACAGGAGGGGGAACTGGAGCCTCGAAGAAACGATGATCCTAATCGAGGCGAAAAGGATGGACGACGAGCGGCGGATGAAGCGGCTTGGCGATGCTGCGAAGCCGGCCGAGCTGCGGTGGAAATGGGTGGAGGACTACTGCTGGAGAAGGGGGTGCTTCCGCAGCCAGAATCAGTGCAACGACAAGTGGGACAATCTGATGAGGGATTTCAAGAAAATCAGAGAATTCGAGCGGAGAGAGGAAAGGAATTCGTATTGGAAAATGGAGAGAAGCGAGAGGAAAGACAGCAATTTGCCTTCAAACATGCTGCTGCAGATATACGAAGCGCTCGTCGCGGCGGTGGAGAGGAAAGGCCAACCAACCGGTGTGGAGAAATCTACCGGACAATTTTTGCACTCAACGGTCCATCCTATGCTTCGCTCTCCGATGATTCCTCAATCTCCGGCGGCTCAGCCATTGCCCACACTAG CTAGATTCCGGCTCGCAATCAAAAAGAAGGCGACTAGGAGGAGGCGAAGGCGAAGGGGGAGAAGGAACGAGTGGCACGACCGCGACTACATTGCAAGAAGTAGGGTATGA
- the LOC125201263 gene encoding ras-related protein RABF2b-like, producing the protein MASSANQNINAKLVLLGDVGAGKSSLVLRFVKGQFVEFQESTIGAAFFSQTVAVDDATVKFEIWDTAGQERYHSLAPMYYRGAAAAIIVYDITNQASFDRAKKWVKELQAQGNPNMVMALAGNKSDMVDGRTVAPEDAQTYAQENGLFYLETSAKTATNVNEVFYEIAKRLPRLQQTPNPSGMVLVDRPAESANSASCCS; encoded by the exons ATGGCATCAAGCGCAAACCAGAACATCAACGCTAAGCTG GTACTCCTAGGAGATGTCGGAGCTGGAAAATCTAGTCTAGTGTTGCGTTTTGTGAAAGGGCAGTTCGTTGAATTCCAG GAATCGACAATAGGGGCTGCCTTTTTTTCACAAACAGTCGCTGTGGATGACGCAACTGTGAAATTCGAGATATGGGACACGGCTGGTCAAGAGAGATACCATAGCTTAGCTCCAATGTATTACAGAGGGGCTGCTGCGGCCATCATTGTCTATGATATCACGAATCAA GCCTCATTTGACCGAGCCAAAAAATGGGTTAAAGAGCTACAAGCACAAG GTAATCCAAATATGGTTATGGCACTCGCTGGGAATAAATCAGATATGGTGGATGGACGAACGGTTGCACCCGAG GATGCTCAAACCTATGCCCAAGAAAATGGTCTTTTCTATTTGGAAACTTCTGCAAAGACAGCAACCAACGTCAACGAAGTATTTTATGAAATAG CAAAGAGATTGCCGCGGCTGCAGCAGACACCAAATCCATCGGGCATGGTCCTCGTGGATCGACCAGCGGAAAGTGCAAACAGTGCTTCTTGTTGTTCTTGA